In Meriones unguiculatus strain TT.TT164.6M chromosome 17, Bangor_MerUng_6.1, whole genome shotgun sequence, a single window of DNA contains:
- the LOC132648504 gene encoding proline-rich protein 2-like gives MVAAAWGRPCAGDFSHSGPATRSHAPRRPHSPPPPGSPARPLPSLHLGPASAPLSRSPLHPTPQPLPRRSPPLRPGLRGSAAASAQWRGSHQADRPGGRIAAGAGDVPAEANPPRTAPEPGDPLSRPPAASPTCLQLSSAPELPPPYPPELLKFASTPQPQPARAEAPGAPQLTSRPRAQVPASLRPWAPGRVRRPRRPSRAPAARLGMGRPKGGRMPAGSPVSDRSPRPRAPGCSDSRWLRRGPAGLGGAGLRHQPPRSN, from the coding sequence ATGGTGGCGGCGGCGTGGGGACGTCCCTGCGCGGGAGATTTTTCACACTCCGGGCCGGCCACGCGTTCCCACGCGCCCCGCCGCCCGCACTCTCCCCCTCCTCCGGGTTCACCCGCCCGCCCTCTGCCGAGCCTCCATCTCGGCCCGGCCTCCGCGCCTCTGTCCCGTtctcccctccaccccaccccccagcctcTGCCTCGTCGGTCCCCCCCTCTGAGGCCCGGGCTCCGGGGCTCAGCCGCGGCTTCAGCCCAGTGGCGCGGATCCCACCAGGCGGATCGGCCGGGTGGCAGGATCGCAGCGGGCGCCGGAGACGTCCCAGCCGAGGCGAACCCTCCCCGGACAGCGCCGGAGCCCGGGGACCCGCTCTCCCGCCCCCCTGCAGCCTCCCCGACCTGCCTCCAACTTAGCAGCGCCCCCGAACTGCCACCCCCCTACCCACCCGAGTTGCTGAAGTTTGCAAGCACTCCGCAGCCCCAGCCGGCGAGGGCAGAGGCGCCGGGAGCTCCCCAACTCACCTCCCGGCCGCGCGCGCAGGTGCCGGCTTCCCTGCGGCCCTGGGCTCCGGGGCGGGTGCGGAGACCACGGCGACCGAGCCGCGCGCCGGCGGCCCGTCTAGGGATGGGGCGGCCGAAAGGGGGAAGGATGCCGGCTGGGAGCCCGGTGTCCGATCGCAGCCCCCGACCCCGCGCTCCCGGCTGCTCCGACAGCCGCTGGCTGCGCCGCGGACCCGCCGGGCTCGGCGGAGCTGGGCTCCGGCACCAACCCCCGCGCTCCAACTAG